AAAATTTTCGGCAGCCCCCAACCCACGAGGCAAACCCAACGTGTTATCAGCCAGTGAACTTTCCAGTGGTGCAGACTCGTCGACAGGTGTTTTGGCCAATCCTTCACCTTGAAGAAGCCATTGGACAGACACATTTGTCTGCTGACAAATCTTCAGTACTATATCACTGTTAGGTAAGTTTTCATCACGCTCATACCCACCCAGCGATCCTTTGCTGATCCCGAGTTTTGCCGCAAAAACTTCCTGCGACAATGCCCCCCGCACAAACCGGATACGAGACCCAAGCGTTTTCATAGGTGATTCAGTCCCAATGCCCAATAAGCACTGAACCTTCAAATAAGATCATAATATAGTTCACAATCTTTGAGAAACAGATCGTTTTTACATTCCAACCGATATTATGGTTGAAATGACTGATATTTTGATCTAATACTGCAGTTGGGCGGTTAAGGTTCATATTATAGCAAAACAACCATACCCGCCTAACCAGGGGAAAGCAATATTTCAGCTACACCCTTCACCAATTGCTTTCCCCTTTCCACGCTGAGGACAGGCCACTATCACGGCCTTAATGGTTACCCTTCAAGGAGGAAGCTCATGATTTTGTCCAAGAATGCAGTTGGAAACCTGATTAACAGGTATAAAGCGGTACTGGGGAAATGCCGCTTGCTCAACACCTTTGGCTCGCTGGCACTGGCAGCGGCCCTTATTTTTGGCAGCGCGGGCATGGCTGCGGCGGCAGAATGGGACGGAACAACAGACCTGACCGTAGGCACTGGCGATGAGCTTATCGTCAACAAAGATATGCCCCTTAGCGGGACTCTGACCATTACCGAGGGCGGCACTGTCACGGTTGAGCAGGGGGGCAGAATCTTCGAGGGCGACACCCCTTCCGACGGCAAATTGCAGGTCCAGGGCGGCACGCTGAATATCAATGGATATTCAGATTCGCGTGATCTGCAGATCACGGGCGGAACCGTCAATATCACCGGCACATCCGGCAATGGCTGGCGCCAGGATGCGCTTGGCGGCTATTCTGAAAAAGCTGCAGGCTCCACGAATGACGCCACTCTTGTTTCAGGATCCAACACCACCGTCAACATATCCTCCGCCACCCTTTTTGCAGGCGGCGCTGATGCCAGCTCGTTCCGCCAGTTGAAAATCTCCGATGGCGCGACTATCAATCTTATGGGGCTGTCTCCTGACGATAGCCATACAAAAGATTTTGATGATGCGGGAATGCTCTTTGTCAAACCAAAGTCAGATGTGGCTACACAGACTGAGCCGACCCTGCTGATCACAGGCGCGGAGACCACGGTTAACATTCTGCGCAA
Above is a genomic segment from Desulfovibrio sp. containing:
- a CDS encoding helix-turn-helix transcriptional regulator — translated: MKTLGSRIRFVRGALSQEVFAAKLGISKGSLGGYERDENLPNSDIVLKICQQTNVSVQWLLQGEGLAKTPVDESAPLESSLADNTLGLPRGLGAAENFSTTKSRISLVSDENLIQQECVRCHRLEERLERLEEERRELNEENRQLWKENSILNTKLARLKSKG